Within the Alteromonas sp. M12 genome, the region AAAGCTTACTTAATGAAAACCGCAAACTAGTTGAGCGTTTAGATACAGTCGATATCGAAATTAGCAGTTTGCGTGGGCGTGTTGATGAAGAATTACAAGTGCAAATGGACCAGATGCTGGCATTGCAAAACGAACTTTTAGCGATTTCCCGTGAAGCAGAAAACCAGCGTAAAGCTGAGCTGGAAAAAAATAGTTTCGCTTGGCTAACCGACCCGCTGTTTTTAATTTTTCTTTCAGTACTTTTGACCATTAGTTTACTCGGCGCATTGGCAATGTGGTTAATTCGTCGCAAGCGCACTGAAGCTGAAACTGACGCCATACTAGATGAAAATCACGCTGCGATATTGGAGCAAAGTGATGAAATGGATGATCTGGCTGATGCCCTAACCAATGAATTAAGCGAAGAACTAGATGATAGTGACGATGACGACTTATTTGGCGATGACGATCTCTTAGATGATGTTTTGGCCGAAGAGTTAGAAGAGTCTTTAGATGCAGACAGTGACGACAATTTCGAAGCCTTTGATGATTTGGATGATGAAAGTCTAGATCCAGTGATAGAAGAGTCGACCGATGATATTGCAAAGGAAGACAACCCGCTTGAAGACGATCTAGATAATTTATTTGATGAAGAAGAAGACTTACTTGCTGATATTGGTGATGAATTAGGCGAAAGCGACAGTTTAGCAGAAGCAAAAAGCGATGACGTGCTAGCTGATGATGAATTGGATTTGTCGGAATCTAACCTTGATGTCAGTGCTGATGACGAGTTAAGCGAAGAAATAGCTGATTTAGATATTGATACGTCAGAAAACGACGTTGAGCAAATCGATTCAGATTCCAAAGCCGCAGATCTGGATGCGGAATCAAGCCCTTCAATTTCAGCCCCAGACATTGATGATGAGCCCGACAAACCAGAAATCAGTATCGATGAATTGCTCGAACAGCCACTAGCAGAAGAAGATGGCGATTCAATTATTTCTGATAACTCAGATTTAATGAATGAGGAAATGCTGCAGAGTATTGATAAAGAAATTCATCAACAGAATGCCCAACTGGATAATATTACTGATGAGTTGCTCAATGAAATAGAGCAACTGGAGCAAATGGGCGGGATGCTCGAGGAACAGCCAGAAACGCCTGCGGATGACGAGTCGACTGAAAGTCAGATGGGAATTCAGGAATTAGATTCACTGTCGGAGAGCATTGAAGATGACGATGATATCAGCGTTGATGTTGACGATGGTGAAGAGCTCGATATTGCGGATGAGCTGTTTGATGCGATCGAAGATAGTGAAACAGAAGCTAATGTTGACAGCGAAATTGAAACCTCTGCAGAGGTTCAACCTACAGAAGACCTAGATGTAGGTATATCCAACGACAATCAAATCGATGAAAATCAAAATATTGTTGATGTTGATGACATCGACGATTTACTAAATCAACAAAGTGTTGATAACAGCAGTGTAGAATCTCTGTCTGCAGACGAACTTTTAGCCGAAATTGAAGCTGATAAACAACAACCTGCGGACGAAGCCGTCAAACCTGAAACTGATGTTCAAGGCCAGTCTGAAGAGCCTGTTGTTGAGCAGTCTCAACAAGATATAAATGTAAAAAGTGAAGACGTAGAGCAAGTTCAAGATATCGAGGAAGCTTTAGATGTTGTAGAAGAACAACAAAACCTTGAAGAGACAGAGCACACTGAAGAAGATTTAACTGCCGAACAAAGTAGCGAGAGCGATACCGACATAAATAAAGTCGAAAATCACGGCATCGAAGATCTCGACAAGGCGCTAGATGAATTTGAGCAAGAAGTGGTATCTGAAGCCACAAGTTTTGATGTTGAGTTAGATGATGAAACCTTAAGCTCCGCAAGCGAAGATCTGGATGATATGCAATTAGAGCAGATTATCCCGCCAGAGAAAGATGACGATATAGAGAAAGTATTATCGGGTTTTGATGAAGAGATCCCAAGTATTGATGATATTGATAGTTTGACGGGTGAGGATTCGGATGGTTTTGATGATGACGATTTAGACGAAGCTCTCAAAGCATTTGATGAAGGCTATCTAGACGAGCAAGACACCCAGACGGAAAAACAACCATCTGAAAAGCGTGAAAATGTAGAGTTAGATGATTTACCTGGGTTAGGTGATTGGTTGTCCTCTGATGATGCAGAAGAAACGAACTCCCTTGATGAGCTAGAGAATACAAGCTTTGATGAGTTGCTCGATAGTCTTGATTCAAGCGAAATAGACGCACCGGAAAATTCACCGATTGTTGATAAAGATCCATTAGCCAACATTGATAGTGGTTTGGATTTCGACGCACTTCTAAATGATATAGATGATGCGCCAGGGCAAACCAAAGAAACAGTAACTGAGGAAAAATCAGAAGACGATTTTCTAGATGTGGATGATTTAATCAACGAAAGTATCGAGGCCGAAGGAACCCTTGATATTGACAAGGAACTTAATCTTGCTGCAGCCTTCGAATCTTACGAAGGTTTTGGTGAAGCCGACGAAGTGGATGTTGACTCAGACAACGGCATTGGTGCTAAGTTAGATTTGGCCCAAGCCTATTTGGAAACTGACGATATTGACTCAGCTAAAGAGTTGTTGGAAGAAGTATTACAAAAAGGAGACCAAACACAGCAAGAGGAAGCTAAAGAGCTACTGGAAAAACTTGCTTAAAGTCTTCACCAAGTGAATTATTGGCCTTGTTGACGAACTGACTAAGACAACGACGGTAATCGGTGAAGGTTGACTATTCTTTTGTACTGTTAGCGCTACTTATCCGATGTTCTTTACACTAGCAGCCAAATTGTATTGCTTCAATCATCGGCTGCATTGAAATAGAGTAGGCTCAGTTCTTTCTTACCCTAAAAAATAAATTCAAATATCAATGGGTTAAAAGGTAACTGCTTAAAATACTGAGTAATCAACTCAATGATTTCAATGTGGAAATATGTTTTGTAATCAAAGTTACTCTATTTTTTACTCTCTTCGATGAGGATGTTTTTGAGATTATCAAAGCTCTCTCTATGCGCCTCAAATATTGCTAACTGACCTTCGAAAGCGCCTTTGTAGAGGCTAATTGCAACAATCAGATCTGCTCTAGAGCCTGACGAGGAAATTGCTTCATCCATTGGTAAAACGTCGATCAATGAACTCAACCGCACTAACGAAACGAGATAGGGCCTTGTCCATTCTCGATTAGCTTGATTTGCATGAATAAAATAATCTGTTAAAGAGGCGTGATAAACAAGTTTAGCGCGCAAAGTTTCGTTATTTAAAACACTCATATCGCCGTTAGTAACAAGCTGCTGGTAGGTTTCTGACTGGCCTTCTGGGCGGGGTAAAGAAAATGCAGTTTCAAAAAAACGTTGCATCAGTTCAATATCAGCACCATTAGGGTAATTGAGAATTTGCTGTTCAAACTCTTCTACAATTGGCGTATTTGATTTAATGAATTCAATAGCCTCGACAGTATCGTTCTCAAGCATTGTAAAGTCGGAGTGCAAACGAGTAATGATTTGTAACTCACGTTTGCTGTCTTTGCGTGCTTCATTCCAACTTGTTATTTGAAAAGCAATCAAAATACCTGCAACTACAATAAAAAAGTCGATTGCTACAGCGAACCAATCTTGTGCTTTAACGTGTTTTGAAATTCTTCTCAATAACATGTCGAGTCCCTACGTTTGTGTTCAACAAGCTTAGCATACTATTAAACCTTGTATATGGCACTCAGGTTCGCTTTGGTGGTAGTGACCTTAAATAAATTGCATCGTTAAAACGCGTTAAAATCGGTAGTTTTAATTTCCAGTGCAGCCGTTATCAAATAGTAATTTTGAATATTTATTGTGTGTTATCGACTATGATTTGGAAACTTAACCTATCTTTCAATCTACTATTTACAAACATGCTATGAAAAGTAATGTAAATTTCATTACAATGTCGCAATTTTCAGCATTGAATAGCGCAAATAATGCGTTTAGTGGAATTCAGACTTTTTAAACAAGGGCCTCAGTGGAACAACAACAAACAAATCGAATCGCATTAGGGATTGAATACGATGGCAGCAATTATTATGGCTGGCAAAGACAATCTCAAGTCACTAGTGTGCAATTGCATTTAGAAAAAGCCTTGAGCAAAGTTGCAAATCATCCTGTCGCTGTATTATGTGCTGGCAGAACAGATGCTGGGGTTCACGCTACTGGTCAAGTAGTGCATTTCGAAACACCTGCTTTTCGACCAGAAAGAAGTTGGACATTAGGAGTGAATACGCATTTGCCCAAAGATATTGCTGTCAAATGGGCGAAGCAAGTGAGTCCCGATTTTCACGCGCGTTTTTCTGCGGTAGGACGACGCTATCGTTATATTATTTATAACAATCCATTTCGCCCAGCAATACTGGCAGGTGGCTTGACACATATGTATACTGAACTTGACCATCAAAAAATGCATGAAGCAGCACAATGTTTGGTGGGAGAGCATGATTTTAGTGCATTCAGAGCCTCGTTATGCCAAGCTAATTCGCCAGTGCGTAGGCTTGAACATATTCAGGTTACACGACGCGGTCAATACATTATGATTGATGTGCAAGCAAACGCATTTTTGCATCATATGGTACGAAATATTACCGGCAGTCTTGCCGTAATAGGCAGTGGTGAGCAACCGGTTGAATGGATGAAAAAATTGCTTGATCAAAAAGACAGGGCTAAGGCAGGGGCTACGGCTAAACCAAATGGCTTGTATTTAGTTGATGTACTTTATCCTGAGCATTTTGGGATTCCTGAGATTCCACTAGGTCCGGCATTTTTCTGAGTGTCATTCGATCAATCGGAATCAGTGTTACTACTTCTTAGACCAGTTTTGTTTTCTTCCCAAGACTAAACTATGTTTTAATGGCGAGAATAGATATTTTACGTCGATAAGATGTCGATAATGCGATATTAATCATGATTTTGGCGAAAATAGCAGCATATACAGCGCAAATTTTTGCAATTAGGATGAATTGAATGAGTTGGATACAAAAAATACTACCGCGAACCCAGTCCTCTATTAAAAGTAATGTGCCTGAGGGGATTTGGACTAAATGTGGATCTTGTGGAGCGGTTTTATATAAAACCGAATTAGAGAAGCAACTTGAAGTGTGCCCTAAATGTGATCACCACATGCGCATCACGGCTCGAGCAAGAATTAACTCCTTTTTAGATCAGGCCGATCGAAAAGAAATCGGAGAAGATTTAGAGCCTCAAGATGTATTGAAATTCAAAGACTCTAAACGTTATAAAGATCGCCTAGCCGCCGCTCAAAAAGCAACCAAAGAAAAAGACGCTTTGATTGTTATGCAAGGCAAATTGAAAGGCATGCCAGTAGTTTGTGCCGCATTTGAATTCTCATTTATGGGTGGCTCCATGGCCTCGGTTGTTGGCGCTCGTTTTGTCAAAGCAGTAGAGGCTTGTTTAGAACATAATATGCCATTGGTGTGCTATTCAACCAGTGGTGGCGCGCGTATGCAGGAAGCATTATTTTCCTTGATGCAAATGGCTAAAACCAGTGCAGCTTTAGCGCGAATGAGTAAAAAAGGCTTACCCTATATATCAGTTTTAACTGATCCTACTATGGGTGGAGTTTCCGCCAGTTTGGCTATGTTAGGTGATATTAATATCGCTGAGCCTAAAGCATTAATCGGATTCGCAGGTCCAAGAGTTATTGAGCAGACCGTACGTGAAACTTTACCTGATGGTTTCCAACGCAGTGAATTTTTAGTGGAGAAGGGCGCTATCGATATGATTGTTGACCGTCGCCAGATGCGTGACAAAATCTACGATTTATTGAAAAAGCTACATACACAGCCCCATTAATGTCAAATAACACATCTACAGAAGACCAGAACAAGCCTAGTTTGTCCTGGTCTCTTTCTACTTGGCTAGATTATTTACAAGCCATCCATAGCAAATCTATCGATATGGGTCTTGCCCGAACCCAGCAAGTCTATGAGCGTTTGAATTTAGATTTTTCAAACAGTTCTGTGGTGACTGTTGCCGGAACTAATGGCAAAGGCACAACTTGTCGAATGATTGAGATGGGGTTACGCATGCAACAACAAACTGTTGCCGTGTATAGTTCACCGCATATTATTGATTATAGGGAGCGAGTGCGCATTAACGGCTTGATGCTAAGCGAACAAGTGCATGTGAATGCGTTTATGCAAGTAGAGCATGCTCGAGGTGCTATTTCGCTTACCTATTTTGAGTTTGCTACCTTAGCTGCGCTAGTGTTAATTGCCAATCAGCAACCAGACTTTGTGGTGTTGGAAGTTGGTTTAGGCGGTCGTTTGGATGCGGTTAATATAGTTGATCCCAATCTCGCTGTAATTACAAGTATTGCCCTTGACCACCAAGATTGGCTAGGGGATACCCGAGAGCTTATTGCTACAGAAAAAGCCGGCATAATGCGTCCCAAGGTTCCTGTAGTTGTAGGCGAGCCAGTGCCGCCAGAAACACTGTTAATAGCGGTTGATAAAATGCAAGCGCAACCATCTTGGCAAGGAAAAGAGTTTGGCTTTGAGGATTGTGATACAAGTTGGTGTTGGTATAATCAGTCAGTCCAATTTAGTGATTTATCAATTCCATTGATCCCAATGCAAAACGCGTCAACGGCGTTGCAAGTATTGAGTTTGTTAGGGCATTTACCTCGCAATCAAGATGAGGTCAACAAACTCATCGAAAAATCGAGCTTACCTGGGCGCTTTGAAGAGATTAGTCAGCAGCCTAAGATCATTGTTGATGTCGCCCATAATCCGCAAGCAACCGAGTTATTGGCTGCACGAATTGGACGAATGAAATACACGCAATTGCATCTGGTTGTGGCTATGTTGGAAGATAAAGATATCGCCGGTAGTTTTTTACCACTTGAATCGCTGAAAGCCAATTGGTATGTTGCGTCTCTTAATGTGCCTCGCGGCGCAAAGAGTAAACAATTAAAAACAGTGCTCACTGAATCACAAAAAGTGGTAGAGTTTGAGCATGTTTCTGATGCGCTACTTGCAGCAACGAAAAATGCTGGAAATGATGATTTGATCATTGTGTTTGGTTCATTTTTCACGGTAAGCGAAGTGTTGCAAGCATCTTAATTCGACTGAATAAATATACGATGCTACTGGTCTAAAAGAGGAAAAGTCTTGTCTTCAGCACTACAAAACCGATTGGTGGGCACCATTATAGTCGTTGCATTAGCAGTGATTTTTCTGCCTGATTTGCTCGATGGTGAAAAACAAACTAGCCAAGATCTATTTGAATCAATACCAGATCAACCTAAAATGCGTGAACTTAATGAAACGCAAGATTTCCCTCTCGAGCAAGTCGAACAAGAAGTAAATCGCAAGGTTGAAATTGTACCTGACGTAGCAATCGACGATTTTGAGATTAACCAAAATGAAGATAACAACGAGCTGGCATCGCGCCAAGACTCGCCGGTTAATGATTCATCTTCTCAAAAAACTGAAAATAAAAAAATTACCCCGAGCGAAATAGATCACTCGATTGAAGACAAAGTAGAAGTCAATCCCGGTAAAATGGATAATCGTTTACTAGCCAAAGCAGGTTGGGTTGTTCAATTAGGTGTGTTTCGTCATCAAAAAAATGTCAGCGAATTGCTTAGTACACTGCGAAATGCAGGTTATCAAGCATTCAGTCGACCAGTTCAAACGAGCACTGGTGAGTTAACAAAAGTGTTTGTTGGACCTGAGTTAAATAAAGAAAAACTGCAAAAAGCGGTTCCACATCTTCGCGAATTGACTAAGTTGCAGGGTCGAGTAACACCATTCACAGTGAAATGAATACTAGAAATATATGCTATCTCTGATAGAATGCGCGCGATTTTAACGAACCAACAATTAATATGACCGGGTCATTATGAATTGGATAGATTTCACCATCATTGGCGTTATCGCTGTCTCCACCATTATAAGTTTGGTACGGGGATTTATTAAAGAAGCTATCTCTTTAGCTATTTGGTTCGCCGCTTTTTTTATTGCTAGCCAATTTTATGAATACCTTGCCGTCTACATGACTAAATTTGATGATCAGATGGTCAGAAATGGGGTGTCCATAGCGATTTTGTTTGCCAGTACGCTGATTCTAGGCGGATTGATAAATTACTTAATTGCGCGCTTAGTACAGTTTACTGGACTCACAGGTACCGACAGAGCCCTTGGCTCAGTTTTTGGTATTATCCGTGGCATTCTGATTGTGAGTGCTGCTTTGTTCTTCTTAGATACCTTCACTACTGCTTCCGAGTCGTCTTGGTGGATAGAGTCAGTATTAGTTCCTGAATTCACTCCCATTATTGAGTGGTTTTTTAGTTTTATACAAAATAACTCCAGTTTTTTAACGCCGAATAAATAGGTAAATTGCATGTGTGGTATTGTCGGAATTGTTGGAAAGAGTGCAGTAAGTCAAGCACTTTATGACGCGTTAACTGTTCTTCAGCATCGTGGGCAAGATGCCGCAGGGATCATGACTATAGATGATAAAATGTTTCATCTAAGAAAAGCGAATGGATTGGTGCGAGATGTATTTCACAATCGCCATATGCAACGTTTAACAGGCCAATTTGGTATTGGTCATGTGCGTTACCCCACTGCAGGGTCTTCAAGCTCAGCAGAGGCCCAACCGTTTTACGTCAACTCGCCATTTGGAATTGCTTTTGCACACAATGGGAATTTAACCAATGCCCATGATTTGCAAGATGAAGTATTCCGTATTGCCAGACGACATATCAATACGACGTCTGATTCAGAACTTTTATTAAATATTTTTGCCCATGAATTACAACAATGTGCAGGTTTAACCTTAACCCCTGAAGAGGTTTTCACCACGGTTGCCAATGTGCACAAGAAGATTCGTGGCGCTTATGCTGTGGTTGCTGCGATTATCGGCAATGGCATGGTTGCGTTTCGAGACCCATATGGCATACGTCCTCTTGCTTTAGGTAAGCGTAAAACTGAGCAGGGTGATGAATATATGGTTGCATCCGAAAGTGTTGCTCTAGATGCCGTAGGTTTTACGTTTATTCGTGATGTCGCACCAGGCGAAGCAATATATGTGACTGAAGAAGGTGAATTATTTACTAAACAGTGCGCGCAAAACCCTAAAAATATTCCCTGTATTTTCGAATTTGTTTACTTCGCAAGACCTGATTCCTTTATCGATGGAATATCAGTATATGCCTCGCGGGTGAATATGGGTAAAAAGCTAGGTCAGAAAATAGCCAAAGAATGGGCTGATTTAGATATTGATGTGGTTATTCCTATTCCGGAAACGTCTTCCGATGTAGCGTTGCAAATTGCTATAGAGTTGGACTTACCTTACCGTCAAGGCTACGTAAAGAACCGTTATATCGGTCGTACTTTTATCATGCCAGGTCAAACGCTTAGACGTAAGTCGGTGCGACGTAAACTTAACGCCATTAAATCAGAATTTAAAGACAAAAATGTTCTTCTGGTTGATGATTCAATTGTACGCGGCACTACATCTGAACAGATTATTGAAATGGCCCGTGAATCAGGTGCCAAGAAGGTGTATTTCGCGTCAGCTGCGCCAGAGATTCGTTTTCCAAATGTTTATGGTATTGATATGCCAAGTGCAAATGAATTGATCGCTTACGGCCGCGATATCGACGAAATTAGTGAGTTAATTAAAGCTGATGGGCTGATTTTCCAAGATATTCAAGATCTAGTTGAAGCGGTTAGTGCTGAGAATCCTGCCATTACTCGTTTTGAAACGTCTGTATTTGATGGTGAGTACATAACTGGTGATATTGACCAAGCTTATTTAGAGAGAGTTGATGGGGCCCGTTCTGAAGGGGCTAAAAAATCAATGATACAAACTGAATTAAGTAATTTGGAAATGCACAATATTGATTCGGATAATGACGATTAAGCCTATATTTAATCACTGTGATTAAATTTGCGGTTTATCGTTGATTTACATTAAGTGAGGCTCAGGCCTCACTTTTTATTTCAGCCTTGTAAACCCGTTACTGCTATTTTGAGCACGTTAAAAGCATCCCTTGGAATTGTGAATTATATCGGCCAGCCACCAAGGGCTTTCCATCTATTGACCATAAAACAAAATAACTCGGCGGTTTTCATCGTATCGTAAAGTGCTGAGTGGGCTTCTCTTTGGTCAAATTCGATTTGTGCCGCTTCACAGGCCTTAACCAGCACCGTCTGACCTAAGGTTAAACCGGCTAAACTGGTGGTATCAAATGATACAAAAGGATGGAAAGGAGTGCGTTTAATATTACACCTTTCAATGGCTGCATTCACAAAGCCTTGGTCGAATGATGCATTGTGGGCAACAATCACTGAGCGTTGGCATTCCGCTGCTTTTTGTTCTTTTCGGATCTCTTTGCACAAATTTTTAATTGCTTCAGATTCATCAATCGCGCCTCGTAATGCACAATAAGGATCAATACCGTTAAAGTCCAAAGCGGCTTGTTCGAGGTTTGCGCCCTCGAAAGGGTTAATATGGTAATGGAACGTTTTATCTATCTGAATGTCTCCAGAAGCTGTCATTTTCAATGTCACTGCTGCTAATTCTAATAAAGCATCAGTTTGCGCATTGAATCCAGCTGTTTCAACATCAATGACGACTGGGAAATATCCTCTAAATCGTTGGTTCAACAGGTGAATTGGATCTGACATGATAACCTTATTAATCGACAACATAGCTTGCTATTATGTCAACCTTTAAAGCCTTGTACCAGTTCAGTTGTGAATATGTTTAGGCGCATTTGCATTTGATAGGTCTAGTTGGTTATTATCCGTACACAACGGGTGATTAAACTTTTTGTTTCTAGTGTCGATATCTATAATGGATAAACACTATTTACTGGATTTCTGTCTGATATGAAAAAGTGCGCGATTTTTTTGGGCTTAACCCTCAGCTTTGCTAGCCAAGCTAGCTTGCGTCATTATGCAGCGCCAGTTGAGGATTCTCAGTGGCAAGTCAGTCAAAAAAGTCGCTTGCAATGTACTTTGAGTCACCAACTTCCTGGTTATGGAGAAGCTGCTTTTTACAGCACGGCTTCTAAGCAACTGAATATGGAATTTGAGTTGCAGATGTTAAGGTTACCAAACACCTATTCTGTTGCCTCCGTTTATTCAGTCCCACCCAAATGGATGCCAGGACAAATGCAGCGTGAAATTGCGCAAATGCCAATTCGCAAACAATACAATAGTGATTTACCGCAAAAAGCCGCTTGGACAATGTTAACTGAATTGGAAAAAGGTTTTTGGCCAACACTATATTATCAAGATTGGTATAGTGACTTCGATCGTATCGCTGTGGGTTTAAATGCCAGTAACTTTTCGAAACCCTATGTTGAGTTCGCTGAGTGTGTCGCTAATTTATTACCTTTTGCATTTGAAGATATTGCATACACAGTGCTAAGTTACAACAGCAATAGTACAGACTTAACCAAATACTCTAAAAAACGCCTACAAATGATCGGGGACTATTTAAAAGAAGATACAGATCTTGAGCTGGTTTTGTTAGATGGATACTCAGATAGTTATGGTGGTCGTTGGAACAACGAACAATTATCTATTCGTCGAGCAGAGGAAATTAAGGCGTACTTCACCGAAATGGGAGTAGATTCTTCTCGAATTGAGGTGACAGGTCATGGTGAACGCCGTCATGCGGCGACCAATACGAATAAGATGTCTCGTGCTAAAAATCGTCGAGTCATCATTCGAATGGCTAAACCCTAAATTCACAAAGCTCGCAATCGCGAGCTTGTTAGTTTTTACTAGTGACTCTAGAGCAATATCATCGCTTTTCTAAGTAATTTTCCAGCACATCGGTAAAGTCGGTAAATAAACCATCTACTTTTAAATCTTCGAATAGGATGTCTAGCACCTGTTGCGAAGAATACTTGGCTGGGAGGTCGTCTTTTCTAAATGTATAAGGATGAACTAGCAGCCCTGCTTGATGGGCATTGGCTAGTAAACTAGTTGGTGTTTTATTCGCAAAATCAAATAGTTGTGGAATCCATGGGCCAATACCTTGGGCTACTTTTGCAATTTCTTTGAGACCTTGTGCGGATTTCAAATATTCATAGTCAGAATTCGACTCTTGCCAACTGTTTTCAGCAATAAGCTGAATTAACTTCACCTTGGCATTTAACTCGTTCCTAAGACGCTGTGTTTCTGCGAAGTCAAAGCATTGCACATAAACATGGCTGTCTTGGTTATCCAAACCGTATTTACGCAGGATATTCAGGGTGATTTGACTTAAGTCCGCTCCGTGAGTTTGGTGCCAAAGGGGCGATTTGATTTCCACATAAAGACCCACATCTCGCTTAAATTGCCGATTAAGTTGTTGAATCAAATTAATTTGTTGTTCAAATGTGGCAATCTTAAATGATGACTGTCCATGATAGCGCTCTTGATTACGAGGCTCCTGAAAACGATATGGGAATACTTGTTCGCCTTTGTCATTTGTCCGCTCGTGTACATTAAGGGTTTGCAGTTCTGCCAAGGTGAAATCGAACGCGTAGTAGCGGCCGTCAGAGCGATGACGTTTTGGGAATATTTGTTCGACGTTGGTCACGGTTTCAAGGTGTATGTCATGCAGCACTACCGGTATTAAGTCTTTGCTCAAAACCAAATCTTGTTCTATGTAATCGGCCCCTTGGGAATATGCAAGGACAGCGGCTTCTAAGGTATGCTCAGGCAAGTATCCGGACGCCCCACGATGGGCAATAATTATCGGCTTGGCGTAAA harbors:
- a CDS encoding FimV/HubP family polar landmark protein — its product is MNVRQVAFLLFASVGLWSISATTDAQQLQIRGPKSNTAELSGTTYGPVVPEDTLWRIASRYRQNKNLSVYQVMQAIYQLNPDAFEDQNFNHLVDGSILQLPSERYVARIDPKVAQMKAEQDDSAWQAFSKGETDKVVVRSSKEAASKDDLSETKQVIEDKLSALDAEQNRQFTAIRQQFAESIESVQSLLNENRKLVERLDTVDIEISSLRGRVDEELQVQMDQMLALQNELLAISREAENQRKAELEKNSFAWLTDPLFLIFLSVLLTISLLGALAMWLIRRKRTEAETDAILDENHAAILEQSDEMDDLADALTNELSEELDDSDDDDLFGDDDLLDDVLAEELEESLDADSDDNFEAFDDLDDESLDPVIEESTDDIAKEDNPLEDDLDNLFDEEEDLLADIGDELGESDSLAEAKSDDVLADDELDLSESNLDVSADDELSEEIADLDIDTSENDVEQIDSDSKAADLDAESSPSISAPDIDDEPDKPEISIDELLEQPLAEEDGDSIISDNSDLMNEEMLQSIDKEIHQQNAQLDNITDELLNEIEQLEQMGGMLEEQPETPADDESTESQMGIQELDSLSESIEDDDDISVDVDDGEELDIADELFDAIEDSETEANVDSEIETSAEVQPTEDLDVGISNDNQIDENQNIVDVDDIDDLLNQQSVDNSSVESLSADELLAEIEADKQQPADEAVKPETDVQGQSEEPVVEQSQQDINVKSEDVEQVQDIEEALDVVEEQQNLEETEHTEEDLTAEQSSESDTDINKVENHGIEDLDKALDEFEQEVVSEATSFDVELDDETLSSASEDLDDMQLEQIIPPEKDDDIEKVLSGFDEEIPSIDDIDSLTGEDSDGFDDDDLDEALKAFDEGYLDEQDTQTEKQPSEKRENVELDDLPGLGDWLSSDDAEETNSLDELENTSFDELLDSLDSSEIDAPENSPIVDKDPLANIDSGLDFDALLNDIDDAPGQTKETVTEEKSEDDFLDVDDLINESIEAEGTLDIDKELNLAAAFESYEGFGEADEVDVDSDNGIGAKLDLAQAYLETDDIDSAKELLEEVLQKGDQTQQEEAKELLEKLA
- a CDS encoding DUF6090 family protein translates to MLLRRISKHVKAQDWFAVAIDFFIVVAGILIAFQITSWNEARKDSKRELQIITRLHSDFTMLENDTVEAIEFIKSNTPIVEEFEQQILNYPNGADIELMQRFFETAFSLPRPEGQSETYQQLVTNGDMSVLNNETLRAKLVYHASLTDYFIHANQANREWTRPYLVSLVRLSSLIDVLPMDEAISSSGSRADLIVAISLYKGAFEGQLAIFEAHRESFDNLKNILIEESKK
- the truA gene encoding tRNA pseudouridine(38-40) synthase TruA — protein: MEQQQTNRIALGIEYDGSNYYGWQRQSQVTSVQLHLEKALSKVANHPVAVLCAGRTDAGVHATGQVVHFETPAFRPERSWTLGVNTHLPKDIAVKWAKQVSPDFHARFSAVGRRYRYIIYNNPFRPAILAGGLTHMYTELDHQKMHEAAQCLVGEHDFSAFRASLCQANSPVRRLEHIQVTRRGQYIMIDVQANAFLHHMVRNITGSLAVIGSGEQPVEWMKKLLDQKDRAKAGATAKPNGLYLVDVLYPEHFGIPEIPLGPAFF
- the accD gene encoding acetyl-CoA carboxylase, carboxyltransferase subunit beta produces the protein MSWIQKILPRTQSSIKSNVPEGIWTKCGSCGAVLYKTELEKQLEVCPKCDHHMRITARARINSFLDQADRKEIGEDLEPQDVLKFKDSKRYKDRLAAAQKATKEKDALIVMQGKLKGMPVVCAAFEFSFMGGSMASVVGARFVKAVEACLEHNMPLVCYSTSGGARMQEALFSLMQMAKTSAALARMSKKGLPYISVLTDPTMGGVSASLAMLGDINIAEPKALIGFAGPRVIEQTVRETLPDGFQRSEFLVEKGAIDMIVDRRQMRDKIYDLLKKLHTQPH
- the folC gene encoding bifunctional tetrahydrofolate synthase/dihydrofolate synthase — encoded protein: MSNNTSTEDQNKPSLSWSLSTWLDYLQAIHSKSIDMGLARTQQVYERLNLDFSNSSVVTVAGTNGKGTTCRMIEMGLRMQQQTVAVYSSPHIIDYRERVRINGLMLSEQVHVNAFMQVEHARGAISLTYFEFATLAALVLIANQQPDFVVLEVGLGGRLDAVNIVDPNLAVITSIALDHQDWLGDTRELIATEKAGIMRPKVPVVVGEPVPPETLLIAVDKMQAQPSWQGKEFGFEDCDTSWCWYNQSVQFSDLSIPLIPMQNASTALQVLSLLGHLPRNQDEVNKLIEKSSLPGRFEEISQQPKIIVDVAHNPQATELLAARIGRMKYTQLHLVVAMLEDKDIAGSFLPLESLKANWYVASLNVPRGAKSKQLKTVLTESQKVVEFEHVSDALLAATKNAGNDDLIIVFGSFFTVSEVLQAS
- a CDS encoding SPOR domain-containing protein, yielding MSSALQNRLVGTIIVVALAVIFLPDLLDGEKQTSQDLFESIPDQPKMRELNETQDFPLEQVEQEVNRKVEIVPDVAIDDFEINQNEDNNELASRQDSPVNDSSSQKTENKKITPSEIDHSIEDKVEVNPGKMDNRLLAKAGWVVQLGVFRHQKNVSELLSTLRNAGYQAFSRPVQTSTGELTKVFVGPELNKEKLQKAVPHLRELTKLQGRVTPFTVK
- a CDS encoding CvpA family protein, with amino-acid sequence MNWIDFTIIGVIAVSTIISLVRGFIKEAISLAIWFAAFFIASQFYEYLAVYMTKFDDQMVRNGVSIAILFASTLILGGLINYLIARLVQFTGLTGTDRALGSVFGIIRGILIVSAALFFLDTFTTASESSWWIESVLVPEFTPIIEWFFSFIQNNSSFLTPNK